Proteins encoded within one genomic window of Oscarella lobularis chromosome 6, ooOscLobu1.1, whole genome shotgun sequence:
- the LOC136187967 gene encoding sentrin-specific protease 7-like yields METDSDSGDFSLAEPEDAAASAEDVGIKFAEKDFPSDEGSAAMQIEEVDVVETSNKRQSGRDPGFSSSFDIDISFDSPSKKSKKQRSDDDKGPSLEKRPCLLHFDSMYTSGRFTLSQSIRMYLTKEWELRSGRTPVKFTPKNLPLSSPKVPQQPNSCDCGIFLCQFVESFFKNPIQDYNFPIALQKWFDVNQLVTQKRRELRDIIISLSTNKQR; encoded by the exons ATGGAAACGGACTCGGACagcggcgatttttctcttgcgGAACCTGAAGACGCTGCGGCGTCCGCCGAAGACGTCGGAATAAAATTTGCGGAAAAAGACTTTCCTTCTGACGAGGGATCAGCGGCAATGCAAATCGAGGaggtcgacgtcgtcgagaccaGCAATAAG CGTCAGTCGGGTCGAGACCCaggtttctcttcttcgttcgatATCGATATCTCGTTCGATAGTCCATCTAAGAAATCCAAAAAACAGCGATCTGATGACGATAAGGGCCCTTCGCTTGAGAAGAG GCCCTGTTTATTgcactttgattctatgtACACTTCGGGACGATTTACCCTCTCCCAATCCATTCGAAT GTATCTGACAAAAGAGTGGGAGCTACGCTCTGGAAGGACTCCGGTCAAGTTCACCCCGAAAAACCTACCCTTGAGTTCTCCTAAA GTGCCCCAGCAACCCAATTCTTGTGACTGCGGTATTTTTCTCTGCCAATTTGTGGAAAGCTTTTTCAAG AATCCGATTCAAGACTACAATTTTCCTATAGCGCTTCAGAAGTGGTTCGACGTTAACCAACTTGTTACCCAGAAACGTCGCGAACTGCGCGACATAATTATTTCGCTCAGTACAAATAAACAGAGATAA
- the LOC136188586 gene encoding centromere-associated protein E-like: MMGENGNEDDVLLAMQEVFDYIDQECSGREFLLRASYIEIYNEAIKDLLNPENKKLKIHMSPQRGVYVADCTEEILLSREMALDLIQRGEHNRHFGETNVNERSSRSHTIFTLVVESRDKRDSMSGAVNVAKLNLVDLAGSERANQTGAQGSRLKEGGFIYESLLFLRNVIEKLCEGDQGCYLSFRESKLTRILQTSLGGNARTGIICTVAPSSLDETHGTLRFASRAKTIKNKPEVNQVLSDQALLKLHKKEISGLKKELDIVRSESGIASLLREKEQLAQELDQARAKQLEEKEAKIAQLQKLILHCDSKKSSGESKKSKVAPRRQIFAIGQLEDVDDDDYDNCAGVEKKEKFSSRSSLKGEHLISKTHVEPSSPQLADLSEYKQQVADDTLLESNQVLQERVKALHEELKRQDERWTKTLEDWKAKAQSMYFQKLEYELAEKQARREMTALQSKFNADIDELVKKHRAQLQSEKEKADEVLKAKMKENENYTGARVVEAVEVFIKRYEDMMNSMGDEWDREKDLLTTTIDKLEDEKIDTADKIEVLEAEIEGYSQFQEVLQRQNDKLIFQNKALKSEARSKLERMRSELNGLIKENERLQKELAAGRSGQESGEGKVFFRHNTVSAVSEAAACEELRKELDLALDEKRSLERICCLWRSKYDEISLRIDGTSGKG, from the exons ATGATGGGTGAGAAcggaaacgaagacgatgttCTCTTGGCAATGCAGGAGGTCTTCGATTACATAGATCAGGAG TGTAGCGGACGAGAATTTCTTCTTAGAGCGTCCTATATTGAAATTTACAATGAA gcGATTAAAGATCTTTTGAATCCAGAGAAtaagaaattaaaaattcacaTGAGCCCGCAG AGGGGAGTATATGTTGCTGATTGTACCGAAGAGATTTTGTTGAGTCGAGAGATGGCACTGGATCTCATTCAACGCGGAGAAC ATAATCGTCATTtcggcgagacgaacgtGAACGAAAGGAGTTCTCGCTCGCACACAATTTTTACACTA GTTGTCGAGAGTCGTGACAAACGAGACTCGATGAGCGGTGCAGTGAACGTTGCAAAGCTG AACCTGGTAGATCTCGCTGGATCAGAGCGAGCAAACCAGACAGGAGCTCAAG GGAGTCGATTAAAAGAGGGCGGATTTATCTACGAGAGTCTTCTCTTCTTGAGAAATGTGATAGAGAAGCTCTGCGAAGGAGACCA GGGCTGTTATCTGTCGTTTCGCGAGAGCAAGCTCACCAGGATTCTGCAGACGTCTCTCGGAGGAAACGCTAGAACGGGAATCATTTGCACGGtggcgccgtcgtcgctcgacgaaacCCACGGAACTCTAAga TTCGCCTCGAGAGCCAAGACAATCAAAAATAAACCGGAAGTTAACCAG gttcTGTCCGACCAGGCCTTGCTGAAACTGCATAAGAAGGAGATCAGCGGTCTAAAGAAGGAATTAGACATT GTTAGGAGCGAGTCTGGAATAGCCAGTCTTCTGCGTGAAAAGGAACAG TTGGCTCAAGAATTGGACCAAGCTCGCGCTAAGCAA cttgaagaaaaagaggcgaAAATCGCTCAGCttcaaaaattgattcttCACTGCGACAGCAAAAAGTCAAGTGGggaaagcaaaaaatcgaag GTGGCACCGAGACGACAGATTTTCGCAATTGGCCAGCTGGAAgacgttgatgacgacgactacgacaATTGTGCTGGAGttgagaaaaaggaaaaattttCATCTCGTTCGTCCCTAAAGGGAGAACACCTGATCTCCAAAACGCACGTAGAACCAAGCTCTCCACAACTGGCGGACCTATCAGAATACAAG CAGCAGGTGGCTGACGATACGCTCCTAGAAAGCAATCAAGTCCTCCAAGAAAGG GTGAAAGCGCTCCATGAAGAGCTCAAGAGACAGGACGAACGCTGGACGAAGACGCTAGAAGACTGGAAAGCAAAG GCGCAATCCATGTATTTTCAAAAGCTGGAATACGAACTCGCTGAGAAACAGGCGAGACGAGAGATGACGGCTCTTCAGTCGAAATTCAATGCCGACATTGACGAATTAGTGAAGAAACATCGCGCTCAACTTCAAA gcgagaaagagaaagcggaCGAAGTCTTGAAAGCGAAgatgaaggaaaacgaaa ATTACACGGGTGCCAGAGTGGTCGAAGCCGTCGAAGTTTTTATAAAAAGATACGAGGATATGATGAATTCTATGGGCG aCGAATGGGACCGAGAGAAGGATTTGCTGACGACTACAATTGACAAACTAGAA gACGAGAAGATTGATA cCGCTGATAAAATTGAAGTATTGGAAGCAGAAATCGAAGGATACTCGCAATTTCAAGAGGTCCTACAACGCCAGAATGATAAACTCATTTTCCAGAACAAGGCTTTGAAAA GCGAGGCGAGATCTAAACTGGAGAGAATGCGTTCAGAATTGAACGGCTTGattaaagaaaacgaacgactcCAAAAGGAATTGGCTGCTGGCCGGTCCGGTCAAGAGTCAGGGGAAGGAAAAG TATTTTTTCGACACAACACGGTGAGCGCTGTATCGGAAGCGGCCGCGTGCGAGGAGTTGAGG AAAGAATTGGATCTGGCCTTGGATGAGAAGCGCTCTTTGGAAAGGATATGCTGCCTTTGGAG GTCCAAGTACGATGAAATTTCGCTCCGAATTGATGGGACGTCCGGAAAAGGGTAG
- the LOC136188442 gene encoding uncharacterized protein codes for MASLREEFVVLVSRMIVDNLKNFATLKSAVCRHIAHEHSSDMSKKSEFVPLGLLDKNENLVAEMMDILKYVRNNYVPYKDGQPVFNVQFTGDQLTAERSRSALASLADSSSSFDRVEGLVTHAEDFHCSMNFVDLIFKRYFQEGAGCNDPGTLKHLKALLGRKNVSSNPMHNYTPCSTFVEDVLTSYVVAYAIKFFNLRDNATKNVLDEVPEAERQSWFLQSVEKIVDEFLFKKLMLDFQNCTAEGTSTQVTEWASSETNSSIFLAGKRTSHDYATCESDSHSTEASDHTYNAKCTVTGEDEALEYARNFCTAALIETDFKDAVKESDGPRLLRCWKAKMVLFKDARRHKYALEGFYFLADQLALLNGRDAHRQLWNRGFNTNGGIGKTYL; via the coding sequence ATGGCAAGTCTAAGAGAGGAGTTCGTCGTGCTGGTTTCAAGAATGATTGTAGACAATCTCAAGAATTTTGCCACTTTGAAGTCGGCTGTCTGCAGGCACATTGCACACGAGCACTCGAGTGATATGTCCAAAAAGTCGGAATTCGTGCCTCTTGGCCTACTCgataaaaacgaaaatttagTCGCAGAGATGATGGACATTTTGAAGTACGTGCGCAACAATTATGTACCATATAAAGATGGCCAGCCGGTTTTCAACGTTCAATTCACAGGAGACCAGTTGACCGCGGAAAGGAGTCGCTCTGCATTGGCTTCACTAGCAGATTCGTCAAGCTCGTTCGACCGCGTTGAGGGCTTGGTTACTCACGCGGAGGACTTCCACTGTTCAATGAACTTTGTGGACCTAATATTCAAGCGATATTTTCAGGAAGGCGCCGGCTGCAATGACCCGGGCACGCTGAAGCACTTAAAAGCTCTGCTCGGACGTAAAAACGTCTCTTCTAATCCCATGCACAATTACACGCCTTGTAGTACTTTTGTGGAGGATGTCCTGACGTCGTACGTCGTAGCATATGCCATTAAGTTTTTCAATTTGCGAGATAACGCGACTAAAAACGTTCTTGACGAAGTGCCAGAAGCAGAAAGACAGTCGTGGTTCTTGCAGTCAGTTGAGAAGATTGTAGACGAATTCCTCTTTAAGAAGCTTATGCTTGATTTTCAGAACTGCACAGCCGAGGGAACATCTACACAAGTCACCGAATGGGCGTCATCTGAAACGAATTCATCAATTTTCTTAGCAGGGAAAAGAACCAGTCACGACTACGCAACGTGTGAATCGGACTCTCACAGTACCGAAGCGTCAGATCACACTTATAATGCAAAATGTACTGTCACCGGCGAAGACGAGGCCCTTGAATACGCTCGCAATTTTTGCACTGCGGCTTTGATTGAAACCGACTTCAAAGATGCTGTAAAGGAGTCAGACGGACCGAGACTTTTGCGCTGCTGGAAGGCTAAGATGGTCTTATTCAAAGACGCGCGACGACACAAATACGCACTAGAAGGTTTCTACTTTTTAGCAGATCAGCTAGCTTTACTAAACGGCAGGGATGCTCACAGGCAGCTGTGGAATAGGGGATTTAATACGAATGGTGGAATAGGTAAAACATACCTCTAG